In Leptolyngbya sp. 'hensonii', the following proteins share a genomic window:
- a CDS encoding tetratricopeptide repeat protein has product MTRDRLGADHPDVATSLNNLAGLYRSQGRYAEAESLYLQAIMVFHQRLGADHPYTKGTFNRFVNLLQQVLEHGQADRLSGHPYTQDLLRQIRANATEP; this is encoded by the coding sequence GTGACCCGCGATCGGCTGGGCGCTGACCATCCGGATGTGGCCACCAGTCTCAACAATCTGGCGGGATTGTATCGGTCGCAGGGGCGCTACGCTGAAGCCGAATCCCTCTATCTTCAGGCCATTATGGTGTTTCACCAGCGCCTGGGGGCAGACCATCCCTATACCAAGGGGACCTTTAATAGATTCGTCAATCTGCTGCAGCAGGTGCTGGAGCATGGGCAGGCCGATCGACTTTCTGGACATCCCTACACCCAGGATTTGTTACGGCAAATCAGAGCCAACGCCACCGAGCCGTAG
- a CDS encoding integron integrase, with protein MQSPPKKLLDQVRDAIRLKHYAYRTEXTYVQWIRRYILFHNKRHPREMGKAEIEAFLTHLAVEGQVAASTQNQALSALLFLYREVLNLEISGIDAVRAKRPQYVPTVLTKQEAIAVIQQCDGTYQLVVKLLYGSGLRLIEGLRLRVKDVDFAQQQIVVRDXKGSKSRVTMLPSTVAAELKDHLVGVQRQHQRDLSRGFGSVNLPFALERKYPNANREWIGQYIFPSGSMTKDPRSGLMCRHHLHESGVQKAVKQAAKTVKLTKRIGCHTFRHSFATHLLESGYDIRTIQELLGHKDVKTTMIYTHVLNRGGRGVRSPLD; from the coding sequence ATGCAGTCACCTCCTAAGAAATTGCTGGATCAGGTGCGGGATGCCATTCGGCTCAAGCACTACGCCTACCGCACWGAAGMAACCTATGTGCAGTGGATTCGCCGTTACATCCTGTTTCACAATAAGCGCCATCCCAGGGAGATGGGTAAAGCTGAAATTGAAGCTTTTCTCACCCATCTAGCCGTCGAGGGGCAAGTCGCCGCTTCGACCCAGAATCAAGCTCTCAGTGCCCTGCTGTTTCTCTATCGCGAAGTGCTCAATCTAGAAATATCGGGCATTGATGCTGTTCGAGCAAAACGACCTCAGTATGTGCCCACGGTGTTGACAAAACAGGAGGCGATCGCTGTAATCCAACAGTGTGACGGTACTTATCAGTTGGTTGTGAAGCTGCTTTACGGGAGTGGTCTTCGCTTAATCGAAGGATTGCGCTTACGAGTTAAGGATGTTGAYTTTGCTCAACAGCAAATTGTTGTCAGAGACGSTAAAGGCAGCAAGAGCCGTGTGACAATGCTGCCATCGACTGTGGCAGCAGAATTGAAAGATCATCTAGTGGGTGTCCAACGACAGCACCAACGAGACTTGAGTCGAGGATTCGGATCTGTGAATCTGCCCTTTGCGTTGGAGCGTAAATATCCAAATGCTAACCGGGAATGGATTGGGCAGTATATATTTCCATCTGGTTCAATGACCAAAGATCCTCGCAGCGGGCTAATGTGCCGACATCATTTACATGAAAGTGGAGTACAAAAAGCAGTTAAACAAGCAGCAAAGACTGTGAAGCTCACCAAGCGGATTGGCTGCCATACCTTTCGTCACAGTTTTGCCACTCATTTGTTAGAAAGCGGCTACGACATCCGCACGATTCAAGAACTGCTTGGACACAAAGATGTAAAAACAACGATGATTTATACCCATGTGCTGAATCGCGGTGGTCGGGGAGTCCGGAGTCCTCTGGATTGA